From a region of the Zingiber officinale cultivar Zhangliang chromosome 10B, Zo_v1.1, whole genome shotgun sequence genome:
- the LOC122029206 gene encoding leucine-rich repeat extensin-like protein 5, with amino-acid sequence MRVPMSRHGAGRPHKRALETLVTKSPERSAGIELPNQGQTPHGTTGVSASQILTVPSPKVPTLIVPVGPTPTVFTVPPAVPPAAYPTPPPIVYAAAYPTPPPAAPTEYPAPPPPVPATTYPAPAPAVPVAPYPVPPPIVPPATPTYIDSAVPPVVSAPAYAAPGVPSSAYPAVPPIALTLVVLPILVSILSHPTDMIATQTQIPALAESVKS; translated from the coding sequence ATGCGTGTTCCCATGTCGAGACATGGTGCAGGACGGCCACACAAGAGGGCATTGGAAACTTTGGTGACGAAGTCACCAGAGAGGTCTGCTGGGATTGAGCTTCCCAATCAAGGGCAGACTCCTCATGGCACTACGGGTGTGTCAGCCTCTCAGATTCTGACGGTTCCTTCTCCAAAGGTACCTACCTTGATCGTACCCGTCGGACCCACCCCTACAGTATTCACTGTACCACCGGCGGTACCACCTGCAGCATACCCAACCCCTCCACCAATAGTGTATGCTGCTGCGTACCCGACACCTCCTCCAGCCGCACCTACAGAGTACccagcaccaccgccacctgtgcCTGCTACTACATACCCGGCACCCGCACCAGCAGTACCAGTTGCTCCATATCCGGTACCACCACCTATCGTACCTCCAGCCACTCCAACCTATATTGACTCTGCAGTGCCACCAGTGGTATCTGCCCCAGCTTATGCAGCACCAGGGGTACCTTCCTCGGCCTATCCAGCGGTACCACCCATAGCACTAACTCTAGTGGTTCTGCCAATTCTTGTGTCAATCCTTTCTCACCCTA